The following proteins come from a genomic window of Salvia hispanica cultivar TCC Black 2014 chromosome 4, UniMelb_Shisp_WGS_1.0, whole genome shotgun sequence:
- the LOC125185285 gene encoding pelargonidin 3-O-(6-caffeoylglucoside) 5-O-(6-O-malonylglucoside) 4'''-malonyltransferase-like, with protein sequence MKINIVRRNFIKPSTPTPQNLKNYKLSFIDELSPPSNFGVVLFYQSKPTTKPANVLLEESLSGILPRFYPLAGRYIDEDFSVDCVDQGAEFVEAVAEGDDVEVDDLLPRRGDQFTGPTDPLLSVQVTELVKCGTLAVGVSVSHKVFDASSIGTFIAAWSNASKNFGGEEGIGVVPNFDPHLLFPGKKRSYFGEMMPSETNGEMKPSETNHQTTTIVSKLFSFKKESITNLRSKLNPKQAFNNTIFSKVRLVSAVIAKAMIRIDGRPSLILQAVNVRPRTAPPLPVHSCGNLALHSVAKCPHGADGLGLEEIACVMSEAIEKTVSDCVKLESRGYEEVVIGAEAGLIEGMMSSGMSYLSFSDWSRFGLYDADFGWGKPSSVGIARVPYERATVLVNDGDGGGIEAWVHLSLDDMVCFEEDDEIKLYASGKM encoded by the exons ATGAAGATCAACATAGTAAGAAGAAATTTCATAAAACCAAGCACTCCAACTCCCCAAAACCTCAAAAACTACAAACTCTCATTCATAGACGAGCTCAGCCCGCCGTCAAACTTCGGCGTCGTCCTCTTCTACCAATCCAAGCCGACGACAAAACCAGCCAACGTGCTCCTCGAAGAGTCCTTGTCGGGGATCCTACCGCGGTTCTATCCTCTCGCGGGAAGATACATCGACGAGGACTTCAGCGTTGACTGCGTTGACCAGGGCGCCGAGTTTGTCGAAGCGGTAGCTGAGGGCGACGATGTGGAGGTGGACGATCTTCTTCCGCGACGAGGGGACCAGTTCACGGGCCCCACCGATCCGCTGCTGTCGGTTCAGGTCactgagttagtgaaatgtgggaccTTGGCTGTTGGTGTTAGTGTTTCGCATAAGGTTTTCGATGCTTCTTCGATTGGGACGTTTATTGCGGCTTGGTCGAATGCTAGCAAGAATTTTGGGGGAGAAGAAGGGATCGGTGTTGTTCCCAACTTTGATCCTCATTTGTTGTTTCCTG GTAAGAAACGAAGTTACTTTGGTGAAATGATGCCATCAGAAACCAATGGTGAAATGAAGCCATCGGAAACCAATCATCAAACCACCACCATCGTTTCAAAGCTTTTCTCATTCAAGAAGGAATCAATCACAAATCTGAGATCAAAACTAAACCCAAAACAAGCCTTCAACAACACCATCTTCTCGAAGGTTCGCCTCGTCTCCGCTGTCATAGCCAAAGCCATGATCCGCATCGACGGGCGGCCTTCCCTCATCCTTCAGGCCGTCAACGTGCGGCCGCGAACCGCCCCTCCTCTCCCCGTCCACTCATGCGGAAACCTCGCTTTGCATTCCGTCGCAAAGTGTCCGCACGGTGCGGACGGTTTGGGACTTGAGGAAATTGCGTGTGTGATGAGCGAAGCCATCGAGAAGACCGTCTCCGACTGCGTTAAATTGGAGTCGCGTGGATACGAGGAGGTGGTTATCGGGGCGGAGGCGGGTCTGATCGAGGGGATGATGAGCTCGGGGATGAGTTATTTGAGTTTTAGTGATTGGAGTAGGTTCGGGTTGTACGATGCGGACTTCGGGTGGGGGAAGCCGTCGTCGGTGGGGATAGCGCGGGTGCCGTATGAGAGGGCGACGGTGCTCGTGAATGATGGAGATGGGGGTGGGATTGAGGCGTGGGTTCATTTGAGCTTAGATGATATGGTTTGCTTTGAGGAAgatgatgaaattaaattgtatGCTAGTGGAAAAATGTAA
- the LOC125221476 gene encoding S-protein homolog 5-like, translating into MSKIMSFKILFLITLSHLLLQTSARKCFLTNEYTVHVVTFLPEDSPPLEFHCASGDDDLGNHKLTKFGTEYKFSFCDNIRHNTLFFCTLNWGKKKKSFDVFRSSWRNKCSSSNCVWAAQEDGIYFTTKPPVYNKEFDWEN; encoded by the coding sequence ATGTCTAAAATCATGAGCTTCAAAATCCTCTTCCTAATCACTCTATcacatcttcttctccaaacaTCGGCCCGCAAATGCTTTCTCACGAACGAATACACCGTTCATGTGGTGACCTTCCTCCCCGAGGACTCTCCGCCACTGGAGTTTCACTGTGCATCTGGAGACGATGATCTCGGAAATCATAAGCTTACTAAATTTGGCACCGAATACAAGTTTTCGTTTTGCGATAACATAAGACACAACACTTTGTTCTTCTGTACTCTCAATTGGGGTAAGAAGAAGAAGTCCTTCGACGTGTTCAGATCGTCGTGGAGGAATAAGTGTTCCTCCAGTAACTGCGTTTGGGCAGCTCAAGAAGATGGTATCTATTTCACTACTAAACCACCTGTCTACAACAAAGAATTTGATTGGGAGAATTAA
- the LOC125221477 gene encoding S-protein homolog 24-like: MSQIMIFKILFLITLSHLLLQTSARKCFLTNEYTVHVVTFLPEDSPPLEFHCASGDDDLGNHKLTKYGTEVKWSFCDNITHTTLFFCTLHWGKKKKSLDVFKSSWRNKCSSGNCVWAAQEDGIYFANKPPVYNKAFDWEN; the protein is encoded by the coding sequence ATGTCTCAAATCATGATCTTCAAAATCCTCTTCCTAATCACTCTATcacatcttcttctccaaacaTCGGCCCGCAAATGCTTTCTCACGAACGAATACACCGTTCATGTGGTGACCTTCCTCCCCGAGGACTCTCCGCCACTGGAGTTTCACTGTGCATCGGGAGACGATGATCTCGGAAATCATAAGCTTACTAAATATGGCACCGAAGTCAAGTGGTCCTTTTGCGATAACATCACACACACCACTTTGTTCTTCTGTACTCTCCATTGGGGTAAGAAGAAGAAGTCCCTCGACGTGTTTAAATCGTCGTGGAGGAATAAGTGTTCCTCCGGTAACTGCGTTTGGGCAGCTCAAGAAGATGGTATCTATTTCGCTAATAAACCACCTGTCTACAACAAAGCATTTGATTGGGAGAATTAA
- the LOC125185152 gene encoding glutathione reductase, cytosolic-like, with the protein MARKMLVDGELEKTNDAESHYDFDLFVIGAGSGGVRASRFSAQNGAKVAICELPFHPISSEVIGGVGGTCVIRGCVPKKILVYGASFGPELEDARNYGWDVNEKIDFNWKKLLQKKTDEINRLNGIYKRLLSGAGVKLFEGEGRVIGPNEVEVIQLDGTKISYSAKHILIATGSRAQRLPIPGQELGITSDEALSLEELPKHAVILGGGYIAVEFASIWRGMGAKVDLFYRKDLPLRGFDDEMREVVAKNLEGRGIKLHPGTNLKELSKTEGGVKVLTDHGEEIVADVVLFATGRTPNSKRLNLEAVGVEVDKAGAIKVNQYSQTNVPSIWAIGDVTNRMNLTPVALMEGTCFANTVFGGKPMAPDYSNIACAVFCIPPLSVVGLSEQEAVEKAKGDILIFTSTFNPMKNTISGRQEKTMMKLVVDAETDKVLGASMCGPDAAEIMQGIAIALKCGATKAQFDSTVGIHPSAAEEFVTMRSVTRRVSAGTAKPRTNL; encoded by the exons ATGGCAAGGAAGATGCTTGTTGATGGGGAGTTGGAAAAAACCAATGACGCCGAGAGTCACTATGACTTCGATTTGTTTGTCATCGGGGCAGGCAGTGGTGGGGTTCGTGCATCGCGTTTTTCAGCCCAGAATGGAGCCAAG GTAGCTATCTGTGAGCTTCCGTTTCATCCTATCAGCTCTGAAGTTATTGGAGGAGTTGGTGGAAC GTGTGTGATTCGTGGTTGTGTTCCTAAAAAGATATTGGTGTATGGTGCTTCTTTTGGGCCTGAACTGGAG GATGCTCGGAATTATGGATGGGATGTGAATGAGAAAATTGATTTCAACTGGAAAAAACTTTTACAAAAGAAG ACTGATGAAATAAATAGACTAAATGGGATCTACAAGCGGTTACTTTCCGGTGCTGGAGTTAAGCTATTTGAAGGAGAGGGAAGAGTTATTGGCCCCAATGAGGTTGAAGTTATTCAATTGGACGGCACAAAAATCAGTTATTCAGCAAAACATATTCTGATTGCAACTGGAAGCCGGGCTCAGCGTCTACCTATACCAGGCCAG GAATTAGGCATCACATCAGATGAGGCATTGAGCTTGGAAGAGCTACCTAAGCATGCTGTCATACTTGGTGGAGG GTATATTGCAGTTGAGTTTGCCTCAATATGGCGAGGAATGGGCGCGAAAGTGGATTTGTTTTATAGAAAAGATCTTCCTTTAAG AGGGTTTGACGATGAGATGAGAGAAGTGGTTGCGAAAAATCTGGAAGGCAGGGGTATTAAGCTTCATCCCGGTACAAACTTAAAGGAG CTGTCTAAAACAGAAGGCGGTGTAAAAGTTCTCACTGACCATGGTGAAGAAATTGTTGCTGATGTTGTGCTGTTTGCCACTG GTAGGACTCCCAACTCAAAAAGGCTGAATCTGGAAGCCGTAGGTGTTGAGGTCGATAAGGCTGGAGCTATAAAG GTTAATCAGTACTCTCAAACCAACGTGCCTAGCATATGGGCAATAGGTGATGTTACAAACCGAATGAATCTTACCCCGGTAGCTCTAATGGAAGGCACCTGCTTTGCA AACACTGTATTTGGAGGAAAGCCAATGGCACCCGATTACAGTAACATTGCTTGTGCCGTGTTTTG CATTCCACCGCTCTCTGTTGTTGGTCTCAGCGAGCAAGAGGCTGTAGAGAAAGCAAAGGGCGACATTTTGATTTTCACATCTACGTTCAATCCCATGAAGAACACCATTTCCGG GCGTCAAGAGAAAACTATGATGAAGCTTGTTGTTGACGCTGAGACGGATAAAGTACTCGGAGCATCCATGTGTGGGCCAGACGCAGCTGAGATCATGCAG GGCATTGCCATTGCTCTAAAATGTGGAGCTACCAAAGCACAATTTGATAGCACT GTTGGGATTCACCCTTCTGCTGCTGAGGAATTTGTGACAATGCGGTCAGTGACGAGGCGAGTCTCGGCTGGCACTGCCAAGCCTAGGACCAATCTGTGA